Proteins encoded in a region of the Zea mays cultivar B73 chromosome 4, Zm-B73-REFERENCE-NAM-5.0, whole genome shotgun sequence genome:
- the LOC100277344 gene encoding DIMBOA UDP-glucosyltransferase BX8 yields MHTDDVFLASLLPDREDRGGQTQKRSLTTAAAMAASCGGRVVVFPFPFQGHFNPVMRLARALHARGVGITVFHTAGARAPDPADYPADYRFVPVPVEVAPELMASEDIAAIVTALNAACEAPFRDRLSALLSAADGEAGEAGGRVRCVLTDVSWDAVLSAARGLGVPALGVMTASAATFRVYMAYRTLVDKGYLPVREERKDDAVAELPPYRVKDLLRHETCDLEEFADLLGRVVAAARLSSGLIFHTFPFIEAGTLGEIRDDMSVPVYAVAPLNKLVPAATASLHGEVQADRGCLRWLDAQRARSVLYVSFGSMAAMDPHEFVELAWGLADAGRPFVWVVRPNLIRGFESGALPDGVEDRVRGRGVVVSWAPQEEVLAHPAVGGFFTHCGWNSTVEAVSEGVPMICHPRHGDQYGNARYVCHVWKVGTEVAGDQLERGEIKAAIDRLMGGSEEGEGIRKRMNELKIAADKGIDESAGSDLTNLVHLINSY; encoded by the exons ATGCACACGGACGACGT CTTTCTGGCATCGCTACTACCAGACAGAGAGGACAGGGGAGGTCAGACTCAGAAACGCTCGCTCACGACGGCAGCAGCCATGGCAGCATCGTGCGGCGGCCGCGTGGTGGTCTTCCCGTTCCCGTTCCAGGGCCACTTCAACCCGGTGATGCGCCTGGCCCGCGCGCTGCACGCCCGGGGCGTCGGGATCACCGTGTTCCACACCGCCGGCGCGCGGGCGCCGGACCCGGCCGACTACCCCGCCGACTACCGCTTCGTGCCCGTGCCCGTGGAGGTGGCCCCGGAGCTGATGGCGTCCGAGGACATCGCCGCCATCGTCACGGCGCTCAACGCCGCCTGCGAGGCGCCCTTCCGGGACCGCCTCTCGGCGCTGCTCTCCGCCGCCGACGGCGAGGCGGGGGAGGCGGGGGGCCGCGTCCGCTGCGTCCTCACCGACGTCAGCTGGGACGCCGTGCTGTCGGCGGCCCGCGGCCTCGGCGTGCCCGCGCTCGGCGTCATGACGGCCAGCGCCGCCACGTTCCGCGTCTACATGGCGTACCGCACCTTGGTCGACAAGGGATACCTGCCGGTGAGAG AGGAGCGCAAGGACGACGCGGTCGCCGAGCTACCCCCGTACCGCGTGAAGGACCTGCTGCGGCACGAGACGTGCGACCTGGAGGAGTTCGCGGACCTGCTGGGCCGCGTGGTCGCGGCGGCGCGGCTGTCCTCGGGGCTCATCTTCCACACGTTCCCCTTCATCGAGGCCGGCACGCTGGGCGAGATCCGGGACGACATGTCGGTGCCGGTGTACGCCGTGGCGCCGCTCAACAAGCTGGTGCCGGCGGCCACGGCCAGCCTGCACGGCGAGGTGCAGGCGGACCGGGGCTGCCTGCGCTGGCTGGACGCGCAGCGGGCGCGCTCCGTGCTGTACGTGAGCTTCGGGAGCATGGCGGCCATGGACCCGCACGAGTTCGTGGAGCTGGCGTGGGGGCTGGCCGACGCCGGCCGCCCCTTCGTGTGGGTGGTCCGGCCCAACCTCATCCGCGGCTTCGAGTCGGGCGCGCTGCCCGACGGCGTGGAGGACCGGGTGCGCGGCCGCGGCGTCGTCGTCAGCTGGGCGCCGCAGGAGGAGGTGCTCGCGCACCCGGCCGTGGGCGGCTTCTTCACCCACTGCGGCTGGAACTCCACCGTGGAGGCCGTGTCGGAGGGCGTGCCCATGATCTGCCACCCGCGCCACGGGGACCAGTACGGCAACGCGAGGTACGTGTGCCACGTCTGGAAGGTGGGCACGGAGGTCGCCGGGGACCAGCTGGAGAGAGGGGAGATCAAGGCCGCCATCGACAGGCTCATGGGCGGCAGCGAGGAAGGGGAGGGCATCAGGAAGAGGATGAACGAGCTCAAGATCGCTGCGGACAAGGGCATCGATGAATCTGCTGGGTCGGATTTAACTAATTTGGTTCATCTCATAAACTCCTACTGA